The following proteins are co-located in the Vigna unguiculata cultivar IT97K-499-35 chromosome 9, ASM411807v1, whole genome shotgun sequence genome:
- the LOC114164749 gene encoding 2-oxoglutarate-dependent dioxygenase AOP2-like: MTISCFDFWKGGKTIEEGSEEWKEMSMKVREACESYGCFLLRCDEMNSNGAREELFKNMKTLFDLPQETKQKHTSPKPFKGFNSYNYLSTVYESFAIDDVLLSTSVNNLTNLMWPQGNPHFCETLKGTSLKMSDLSLVILKMIVEGYGLPQHHISDVENLKSSCNVRMNMYDTDKKNTVNRNIANDHIDKNTLTILSENEVPGLQVQSKTGEWVEVVIPKNCFVVIVGDALKAWSNARIHAAMHRVVTNEEKQRFTFGVFVAPREDMKIEVPHELVDEKIHPLRYRAFNYGEFLSFYASNFRNNNGNALEVFAGL; this comes from the exons ATGACGATATCATGTTTTGATTTTTGGAAGGGTGGAAAAACAATAGAGGAAGGGAGTGAGGAATGGAAGGAGATGAGCATGAAAGTGAGAGAAGCATGTGAGAGTTATGGTTGCTTCCTCTTGAGGTGTGATGAGATGAACTCCAATGGTGCACGCGAAGAACtgtttaagaatatgaaaacatTGTTTGATTTGCCTCAAGAAACAAAGCAAAAACACACGAGTCCAAAGCCTTTCAAAGGCTTCAACTCGTATAACTATCTGTCCACTGTCTATGAAAGTTTTGCAATCGATGATGTTCTTCTCTCAACATCTGTGAACAACTTGACCAACCTCATGTGGCCTCAAGGAAACCCACATTTTTG CGAGACACTGAAGGGTACGAGCTTAAAGATGTCGGATTTAAGCTTGGTGATCTTGAAAATGATTGTGGAGGGTTATGGGCTTCCCCAGCATCACATTTCAGATGTTGAAAACCTGAAGAGTTCTTGCAACGTACGAATGAACATGTACGATACTGACAAAAAAAACACTGTGAACAGGAATATCGCCAATGATCACATTGACAAAAACACCTTAACCattttgagtgaaaatgaaGTTCCGGGTTTGCAGGTGCAATCCAAAACAGGGGAATGGGTTGAGGTAGTCATACCCAAGAATTGTTTTGTGGTTATTGTTGGTGATGCATTGAAG GCATGGAGCAATGCAAGGATTCATGCAGCGATGCATAGAGTGGTGACGAATGAAGAGAAACAGAGATTCACTTTTGGAGTTTTTGTGGCACCAAGGGAAGATATGAAGATTGAGGTGCCTCATGAGTTGGTTGatgaaaaaattcatcctcttCGGTATCGTGCATTTAATTATGGAGAGTTTCTCAGTTTCTATGCTTCAAATTTCCGTAACAACAACGGAAATGCACTTGAAGTGTTTGCTGGTCTGTGA
- the LOC114164650 gene encoding probable 2-oxoglutarate-dependent dioxygenase AOP1: MMISCFDFWKGGKTVEEGSEEWKEMSMKVREACESYGCFLLRCDEMNSNGAREELFKNMKVLFDLPQETKQKHTSSKPFRGFNSYNFLNSQCESFTIDDVLLSTSLDTLTNLMWPQGNPHFCETLKGTSLKMSDLSLVILKMIVEGYGLPQHHISDVENLKSSCNLRFNMYNTDKNNTVDKNISNGHTDKNTLTILCQNEVPGLQVLLKTGEWVDIEIPQNCFVVIVGDALKAWSNGRVHAAMHRVEVRGEKEKERYTLGIFVAPKEEMKIEVPGELVDHKDHPLRCRPFNYGEFLTHFFSTRNHNNAIDVFAGL; the protein is encoded by the exons ATGATGATATCATGTTTTGATTTTTGGAAGGGTGGAAAAACAGTAGAGGAAGGGAGTGAGGAATGGAAAGAGATGAGCATGAAAGTGAGAGAAGCATGTGAGAGTTATGGTTGCTTCCTCTTAAGGTGTGATGAGATGAACTCCAATGGTGCACGCGAAGAACTGTTTAAGAATATGAAAGTACTGTTTGATTTGCCTCAAGAAACAAAGCAGAAACACACGAGTTCAAAGCCTTTCAGAGGCTTCAACTCGTATAACTTTTTGAACTCTCAGTGTGAAAGCTTTACAATCGATGATGTTCTTCTCTCAACATCCTTGGACACCTTGACCAACCTCATGTGGCCTCAAGGAAACCCACATTTTTG TGAGACATTGAAGGGTACGAGCTTAAAGATGTCAGATTTAAGCTTGGTGATCTTGAAAATGATTGTGGAGGGTTATGGGCTTCCCCAGCATCATATTTCAGATGTTGAAAACCTCAAGAGTTCTTGCAACCTACGATTCAACATGTACAACACTGACAAAAACAATACTGTGGACAAGAATATCTCCAATGGTCACACTGACAAAAACACCTTAACCATTTTGTGCCAAAATGAAGTTCCGGGTTTGCAGGTGCTATTGAAAACAGGGGAATGGGTTGACATAGAGATACCCCAGAATTGCTTTGTGGTTATTGTTGGTGATGCATTGAag GCATGGAGCAATGGAAGGGTTCATGCAGCGATGCATAGAGTGGAGGTGagaggagagaaagagaaagagagatacACTCTTGGAATTTTTGTGGCACCAAAGGAAGAGATGAAGATTGAGGTGCCTGGTGAGTTGGTAGATCACAAAGATCATCCTCTTCGTTGTCGTCCATTTAACTATGGAGAGTTTCTCACTCACTTTTTTTCAACTCGCAACCATAATAATGCAATTGATGTGTTTGCTGGTCTCTAA